From the genome of Salmonella enterica subsp. houtenae serovar Houten:
AGTATGTATCCGTTCACCAACGATGTCATGAGCATGGAAATCAGCGGTAAGGATCTGAAATCCATCATGTCACACGCTGCCGATCTGAAAAACGGTATGCTGCACGTATCGAAAACCGTCCAGTTTAAATATGACAGCACCAAACCGCTGGGCCAGCGTATTGTCGAATTTGATATCAAAGGCAAACCGGTAGAAGACAGTAAACTCTATACCGTCGCGCTGGATTCCTTTATCGGTAAAGGCGGTGGCGGATTTACCTTCACTAAAGGTAAAAATATCAAATATATGGGGATACAAACCGCACCGGCGTTGGTTAACTATATGAAGCAGGTTAACAATATTCAACCTGACCACACCATGCGCGTGGATGATATTAGCAAATAAGCCATAATGTTATGCGGTCGATAACCGGCCGCATAACATGCTTAGTCATGCAAACAGCGGCATTTTATATACCCGAAATGCAGAAATATCATAACGATAATTCGCGCCATTCGTCTCTTCGTTCTTGAAATAGCCCGACGTCATCAGCGCTTCGAACAAGACCTCTTTCGTCTCTTTATTGATTTCTTGTAATACCAGTCGGCCTAATGCCTGTTGCCCTTCATCCGGATCGACAAGATCGCTGTAGCCAGGTTGCGCGGTAATGGTATGCTCAAACTCATCAACCGTCGTCGCGCCGAAGTGAATAACCAGGTGACCATTACTCAATAAATGCTTAGCGCTCACAAAACTGCTATAGCCCCGGTTCCCGACTTCCGTTTTACCATACTCATACGGACGCGTTACAGTCATCGTGTTAAGGTTTATTTTAAACTGAACCACCCGGCTGAAGTTATCGAGCGGCAACAGACTTTTCGCATCTTCGCGTGAACGATAGTTACCATTATCAAAGACCATAAACTCCAGAATACCAGGCTCATCATTTGGAATTTCAACAATGTTATGCTGCCCCCAGGTCCAGAAATCCTTATCTGCCGCATCAATCCCTCCCGGCGAGGTAAGATCATACAGTGGGACGCCATCATCATCGACAGGGGTTAATAAGTATTGCTTGAATTCATCAGACCAATCCTCATGGTTCGCCATGATAAAGCGCAGATCACCGGAATCCACATTTACGCCAAAAATCGCGCTCTGATGTCGACCGGAACAGATCAGCAAATTGTTGGGTTCATTAATATAGCTTTGGTTGATATGCAGCCAGTCATCCATTGATACATCCTGACCTGGCGCGCTTCCGGAAGGACGCGGCGATCTGGAATAATCCATCACATGCAGCATATCGTAATAAGCGACTTCAAGTCCGGTAGATAAGTTAATAATAGAAACGCCATCTTTTCCGGTTGAGTAACCATCTGGCCGTCCATTGCTGTATTCCGAAGGCGCAATCGCCAGATTGTTCTCAATGGGAAGAATGGAGTGATGGAACTCATTGTCGAGAAGATAAACCGTATAAACCCGTCCCATAATGTCAAATTCGTACATATTCAGACAATGGTTTATTCCCTGTGACGTCGCCAGGAAATGGCCATTATCTATTCTGACAAAATTATAAGAAGGGATTTCCTGACTTACATACCACCGGACAATCCCGTTATGATCAAAAGCCAGATTATACCGATCAAAATAGGTGGAGAAATAAAGTCCTTCATCCATCAGCGAGGCCTGCTGCGCAGGATAGGAGACGCTAATAATGGGGAAACCGAGGCTCACGTTAGCCGAATCTGTGGGCGGTAACGCGTCTGTCATCACTGTATATAGCCCGACAATTTGCGAGGCAAGGCGCAGGGTAATCTGATTATTCACCGCAGATACCATCCCACACACAGGAATAA
Proteins encoded in this window:
- a CDS encoding arylsulfatase encodes the protein MNKKSSSMVNLPAPREPINQKIDTNNALVLNHNAIYEQRLAEITQSNTCDKAIVTVNPYGTAPLSLYLGVWIDEAAALEINVVDSEATTEAMRYQYDVYPGANLIPVCGMVSAVNNQITLRLASQIVGLYTVMTDALPPTDSANVSLGFPIISVSYPAQQASLMDEGLYFSTYFDRYNLAFDHNGIVRWYVSQEIPSYNFVRIDNGHFLATSQGINHCLNMYEFDIMGRVYTVYLLDNEFHHSILPIENNLAIAPSEYSNGRPDGYSTGKDGVSIINLSTGLEVAYYDMLHVMDYSRSPRPSGSAPGQDVSMDDWLHINQSYINEPNNLLICSGRHQSAIFGVNVDSGDLRFIMANHEDWSDEFKQYLLTPVDDDGVPLYDLTSPGGIDAADKDFWTWGQHNIVEIPNDEPGILEFMVFDNGNYRSREDAKSLLPLDNFSRVVQFKINLNTMTVTRPYEYGKTEVGNRGYSSFVSAKHLLSNGHLVIHFGATTVDEFEHTITAQPGYSDLVDPDEGQQALGRLVLQEINKETKEVLFEALMTSGYFKNEETNGANYRYDISAFRVYKMPLFA